The Ischnura elegans chromosome 1, ioIscEleg1.1, whole genome shotgun sequence genome contains a region encoding:
- the LOC124172142 gene encoding CDK5 regulatory subunit-associated protein 3 has product MEEQLIPIDIHKNKLVDWLISRRHCKREWQDKIINIREKINNAIQDMPVHEGIAELLSGSYINYFHCKKIVEILKETEKDSKNIFGMYGSQRMKDWQEIIKLYERDNVYLIEAANMLIRNINYEVPSLKKQLVKLEQVQLECEKKDADYTKNANSIQSEFNSQCKQLGIEGIKIKRELVACLSSLPKLLNDACKKAKSLKAAQEFYEAFVIFIIGQEHLGGCLPILKYIIEHGNVTTYEWMYGEPPLKIEEPQLDIAFDDEEKVVENNDKIDFGEESIDFSAVDDASKGVPDQIDFGDGGIDWGSVDEAVDWNSVDDVSKQIDLNDIALSESGIVVEETGMAGGVAKQKEAYTILDNPETRYKLMDELLELESFLLIRLSEMSASDTDHLIGLSQMSEAPATLQMQTTGSTSAMLKQTQDVIAAVMDKRVCQLHSIKHSPRYVDQLAYSLKQKLSIMEKMQLSKKALKTKKEEAIKDAIAIQPKLRLIINKTKELQKEIESDISKKYKNRPCNIMGGANTL; this is encoded by the exons ATGGAG GAGCAGCTAATTCCAATTGATATCCACAAAAATAAACTTGTGGATTGGTTGATTAGTAGAAGGCATTGTAAAAGAGAATGGCAGGATAAAATAATCAATATACGGGAAAAGATAAACAATGCCATCCAGGACATGCCCGTGCATGAAGGGATAGCTGAACTGCTTTCTGGCTCCT ACATAAactattttcattgcaaaaaaattgtagaaattttgaaagaaactgaaaaagactcaaaaaatatatttggaatgtATGGTTCTCAAAGGATGAAAGATTGGcaagaaataattaaactttATGAAAGAGACAATGTTTATCTTATTGAAGCTGCTAATATGTTGATAAGAAACATAAATTATGAAGTGCCAAGTTTAAAAAAGCAACTTGTCAAACTTGAACAAGTACAGCTG GAGTGCGAAAAAAAGGACGCCGACTACACCAAAAATGCCAATTCCATTCAAAGTGAATTCAACAGTCAGTGTAAACAACTTGGAATTGAAGGTATCAAAATTAAGCGTGAACTTGTTGCTTGTCTCTCCAGTCTCCCGAAGCTTTTGAATGATGCCTGTAAGAAAGCAAAATCTTTAAAGGCTGCTCAGGAATTTTATGAAGCatttgttatatttattattgGGCAAGAACATCTTGGAGGTTGCTTACCTATTTTGAAATATATCATAG aaCATGGAAATGTTACTACGTATGAATGGATGTATGGTGAACCTCCCCTTAAAATTGAAGAGCCTCAATTAGATATTGCATTTGATGATGAGGAAAAAGTTGTTGAAAACAATGATAAG ATTGACTTCGGAGAAGAATCAATCGATTTTTCAGCGGTGGATGATGCCTCAAAAGGTGTACCAGATCAAATAGATTTTGGGGATG gTGGCATTGATTGGGGATCAGTGGATGAAGCAGTGGATTGGAATTCAGTAGATGATGTTAGTAAG CAAATAGACCTAAATGATATTGCTTTGAGTGAATCTGGCATTGTGGTTGAAGAAACTGGAATGGCAGGTGGTGTAGCTAAGCAGAAAGAGGCTTACACTATTTTGGATAATCCTGAAACAAGGTATAAATTAATGGATGAGCTGCTGGAG TTGGAGTCCTTTTTGCTTATCCGACTATCAGAAATGTCAGCAAGTGACACAGATCACCTAATTGGGTTGAGCCAAATGTCAGAGGCACCTGCAACATTACAAATGCAAACTACTGGATCCACTTCTGCCATGTTAAAACAAACCCAAGATGTCATAGCTGCTGTAATGGATAAGCGTGTCTGTCAGTTGCATAGCATCAAACATTCTCCAAG ATATGTTGATCAGCTGGCTTATTCCCTGAAGCAGAAATTGTCAATTATGGAGAAAATGCAATTATCTAAAAAAGCTCTAAAAACAAAGAAAGAAGAAGCAATTAAGGATGCTATTGCTATTCAACCTAAATTAAGACTTATCATAAATAAAACGAAGGAACTACAAAAGGAG ATTGAATCAGACATctctaaaaagtataaaaatcgtCCATGTAATATAATGGGAGGAGCCAACACACTATGA